Genomic segment of Chloroflexota bacterium:
GCGCAACAGTCGCAGCACTGCCGGCAGATTGCCCGCATCGCCCAGCACGATCAGGGCCGGCGGGCGCGCCATCTGCTGCAGCGCTTCAATGCGGTCGAACGTATCGTCCGGCACGCCTTCGATATCAACCACGACGACGGCCGGATGAAACTCGCTGACTATCTGTGGAGTCAGTATGGAGTGCGGGATGCCCGCCGCCATGCGCATGCCGGGACTCAGCACCAGAATGCGCTGAATCATGCCACGCAACGAAGGGCTATCACTAGCCAGCAAGACGGCGATGTCGTCCACGGTGTTCTCTGTTTCTTCGAATTGGTGGTCTTGTGACAGCCCTGCTCCCGGTGTTCGTCTGCGCCCAACCTGTGAATAAGATAACAAACTAGACTACGTTTGTGAATACCGTAACTTATGCGTATCAATTATGAGAAACCACTATTGTTATACCGA
This window contains:
- a CDS encoding response regulator transcription factor, whose product is MDDIAVLLASDSPSLRGMIQRILVLSPGMRMAAGIPHSILTPQIVSEFHPAVVVVDIEGVPDDTFDRIEALQQMARPPALIVLGDAGNLPAVLRLLRMGVSGFVQTEDVSGSLAHAIACVAQGQAFLCPNASSTLLDEIRRQPRRRARPTH